In the Bacillus sp. HSf4 genome, TTGATCAGGATATATATCATTTAACGTCAACTCTGGTGACACTTTGTTTTCATTATTTTGTAAAACAATCGCAACGACATAAGCAAATTTATTTTCAATAGATAATCCTGACTTATCGCCAGATACTTCATCGCCATTGTCACTTGATTCATCATCTTTTTCTTGTAGTGTTATTCCTCCTGCTAACACGCCATCAAATTCCTCGTCAGGCATATTGACTTCCAGTTTCAATGTGTATGATCCCTTTGCAGGAATTGTTACTTCTTCCTCGGTTGTTACAATATCTTTCATATTGTACTGTAAAGTTGAATCGGCTTCTACATCACTTGATCCGTATTCAACAACCCCATTATGGTTTGTAGTAGCACTGGCAATTTTAGGTACTACGGTAACATCTTTATCTGTATCGTTTCTTAATTTAATCTCTAAAATCTGCTTCTCTGAAGGTTCTATCAATAAATTAAAGTATGTCAGTTTTTTATTTATTTGATTTTCAGGGATTACTGTCTCAACAGCAAAATTCAATTCTGATGCTGAGGCTCTTAGCAAAGTTAGTGGATCTGATAATGCAAATAATAAAATTGCTGTGAAAGTAAATAAGATTTTTTTTAACAATTCAACACCCTCTAAAATAATACGATGTATTACGTTTTTTGATTGTTTTTTTATAACATGGAGTTGTGAGAAATGGTCAAAATCCGACCAATTCTCACAATCCCGTAAGCATCGACAATTCTCATAAATTCTGTCATACCAATGATTCAATAAAATTGCCAGTGCTTACCTCCCTCCCAAAAATTTAGCTTTTAAGATAGCCCTACTTCGTTCTCTTAAGCCTCTACGCCGTCTTCTACATCTTCGTTTCCGTTAGCAACTGTATCAGTTAAAGTCCAAGTAAGTGTAGTTTCATATGCTTCTGCATATTTTGTAATTTTACCTGGTATATTTAACGCAACACTTTCTGCTTTTGTTGTATCATCACCAAAGTTCGCCAAATGTGTACCTGCACCTTGTCCATTTGCTGCTGTCATTACATTAGAAGTAACACCTGCACCATCTAATATGATTTCAGTATTCACAGTTGGAGATTCTGATTCAGATGCAGTAACAGCTTCTATATTTGAAATCACAATTTCTGTTCCTGCTAAAGTATGATCTGAGTCTGTTGTAGAAGTAAATTCAGTGTTTTGTGTTACAGATAGTCCCCAACCTGTTTCAGTACCGCGGTTGTCAGATACCTGTACATAGTTAGGAACCGCTATAGATTTTCCATTTTTAGTGACTTTTTGAGCTGCCGCATAGTATGTTTGGTCTTGGGAACTAATTTCCTGTGTACCAAAATCTAAAGATGAAGCAAAATCAATACTTAATGGACCATTAGTTCCTGGTTCTGGTGTCTCTCCACCCGGACCTTCAGGTTCAACTTCTTCACCTGGATTTTCAGGATCAACCGGAGGCGTGATTCCTGTAAATGGTGTGAATTCTATAATACCCTTAGATTCATATTCTCCGCCATCTGCTGCAAATGCTGAAATGCTTCCTACAGAAACTAGAGATGCTGCTAACGCTACTGATGTCATTAATTTAAAAGGTTTCATAAAATAAACTCCTATTCTTTTTTAGTTTTTATTAATTTTACTTATTTACGAATTTGTTACTACGTCAGATAATGTCCAAGTTAATGTTGTGCTATATTCTACAGCGTCTTTTGGTGTTGTTCCCGGTACTGATAGTTGAACAGCTGTGTTTTTCATTTCGCCGTCAACCTCTTCAAGAGTACCGAAATAGTCTAGCCATGTCATAGCCCCTTCGCCTTCTTGAGCTGTCATTACATTTTGCAATGTACCTGCTGGATCAAGTGTAATATCATATGTTGTTGGTGCAGCTACACTATCAGAAGAAGAGGATACTGCTGTAGCTCCAGTTAATGTGATTTCTGCTCCTGTTAATTCAGAATTTAATGTATCACTATTAGAAAGCTGACCATTTTCTTGAACTTGTAACGTCCAACCAGCGTTTGTTCCGCGGTTGTCAGAAATTTGAACGTAGTTTGCACGTTCTTCTGTTCTTGTATTTCCTTCCGCATCTGTTATGTTAATTTTTTGAGGTGCTGCATAATATACTTCATCTTTGTTGGAAATTTCATTTGTACCAAAGTTAAAAGATGAAGCAAAATCAATACTTAATGGACCATTAGTTCCTGGTTCTGGTGTCTCTCCACCCGGACCTTCAGGTTCAACTTCTTCACCTGGATTTTCAGGATCAACCGGAGGTGTGATTCCTGTCGATGGTGTGAATTCGACAATCCCCTTAGAATCATATTCTCCGCCATCTGCTGCTAATGCTGAGAACGCTCCACTTGTTACTACACCTGCTGCCACCGTTAAAGATGCTAAAACTTTTACTGGTTTCATCTTTTTCATTCTCCTTTTTTTGTTCTATATTTTTTTATTACTAACTAACATTAAACTATTCGTTCTTTTATAAATTAATAGAAAAGCAGACGATATGAATAACAACCCTATTAAAGTTGTCTGAGAACTTGCAATATCACCGGTTTGCGGCAATGTTCGGGTTGTTGTACCATCCTCAGACGCTGTTCCAGAACCAGAGTTTGATTCGTTTCCATCTGGTGAAGAGTCTGTTCCATTACTTCCCCCATTCCCTGATGGGTTTTCAAGCATTTCTTTTTCAGGCAACGGCTCATCAGGATACACAGCCTCTCCGTAAAAACCTACACTGGCATCTGAATCGTAGGACGCTGTGGATTCAGCAAAGGCGCTTGAAACAGGTACCACAACTAGCATAGCCATAAGACATAATAACCAAGATAGTTTTTTCACTCTACAAGCCTCCTTTACTCTTCATTAGCAGGTGTATCTGCCAGTGTCCATTTTATTGCTCCTGTATACTCTCCGACTCTAGCTTGTCCACTATTTGCTTGTACATATAAACCATCTCCAGACTCTCCATACCATGTATCTATAATAGAGAAAGTATCATTAGCTGTATTGGTATGCTCATAAATAGGCACCTGAGCATCCGTCGACAAAACAGCCTCATTTCCACCCTTCACATATAATAGTGATAATGTACTATCATATGTATCGTTATGCAGTTCATTGATTAACTCAGCTGTTAATTTCCAAGCCGATTTAGTACTTCTTGTATCAATTACTTCTAAAGCATTATCTGCTGTCTCAATTTGGTAAAGCGTATCTTGAGGAGATATCTCAACATTGTCACCGAATGATATATTATCTGGAGCAACTAATGATAACTTACCTGTATAAATAACTGTTAGTGCCACTCTTGCAGGGAATGTAGCATCATGATAATCCATATCCTCATCAGGGTTAATATTTCCAAATTCACCACTAGTTATAGGAGGGTTTAAAATATCGTCCCATTCACTTTCTGGAGTATTATCACTAGCATAAATAGCAACTACATCACCTTCTGCTAACGTTGGTAGAGAAAAAGACCATTTTCCATCTGCATCTACCGTTGCCGTTTGAATTGCACCAGTCCCATCAGTTACCCATTCATCATTCACTTTCACCCGGATTGTTGCGCCAATTTCAGCGTTCGTACCTGATATTTCTTTCGTGAATGTGTTAATTGATTGCGAAGATTCATCTAATACAACCGCACTTGGTGGTGTAACATCACGAGTGGTTACTGTTGATGTTATAATATCATCTTCAGAACTGTAGTGAACCCTATCACCATCTACTAAGCTAGCAAGACCTGAAGAACGGTAAGCAGAAACCACTTCAACAGTTTGTCCAGCTTCTAGGTATTGACCAACACCATCTCCGTCAGGATCATTTAAGATTACAAATATCCCTGCTCGCTCGTCTTCCCCATAAACACTTAGACCATCACTGTTATCATCTTTACCGACAGTAGTTCCTTCCAGTTCATAAGCTGTTGTACCATCAGCATTTTTCACTCGTACAGTTACACAAACTTCGTCTGTCCAAGCATCTCTAGACCCAGTAACACCTTCCGGAACACTTGCGTGACCATAGATATACTTATCAGCATCTGTTGGAACCCGTAATTCATCAATAACAGCAGTGGCGTTATTCGCACTCATTCTAGAATAGTTATCTGCACCTAAATAAGTAGTTTCATTAAAAGTTTCAGGAATGTTTGTTGATTCAATTTCTTTAAAGTTAGATCCTGTCAAACTATAATCAAATTTTGTCCAAGAAGCTGTTGGTGTTCCATCCAAATTACTTCCTTTTGTCCAGACTGATAAATCTGAATTAGTGCTAACAAATGAGGATGAACTGCTACCAGTCCTAAAAACATTTCCACCACCTGAACGATTATTTCTAAAGTCAAAATACAGTGGGTTATCTATAGTAATATCAATAGCGCTGCTACTAGAAAGAATACCGTAATTATCACCGGCAGTTTTTCCTTCTAAATTAAAAATAGTTCCTTCTCCACCTGTGACTGCTGATCTCCCATTTGTTCTTATCGCAGGGCCATTATCAGCTGTAATTTCAACTGTACTTCCGAATCCATCTAAATTGAAGGAATCTGAATTTCCGTTAGTATACAGAATACCTTGGTTGCCCCTATCTCCTGTCCCATTATTCGGGCTACCATTTCCGGTATTATGTACAACAAACTTTCCTCCGTTTGTCACATTGATTGCGTTATTACCCCCATATAATCTTACTGCTGGAGCGTCCCCGCTTAACTTTGTGATGTTAATCTCTGCATTGTTAACATTAAAAGTTTGGTTTCCCGATAACCTAAAACGTAGAGCTGCTCCCAGACTGTAACCATTATCTCCTTCTTGAACAATGTTAATTTTAGATCCGCTCTTCACATTGAACACAGTATCGCTTCCTTGAAATTGGAGACCTGTTCCATATTTACTATAGGACTTAACCTCCGCACCATTTTGCACATCAAGAGTAGAATTAGAACCCGCCACACGCATTGCAGCACCATGTTGAGCTCTATCTTTACTTTCTGTTTCTATATTGAGTTGTGTTCCTTCACCATCCAGTTTTACTGTCGCCGTATTACCGGCTCCATCGCCGTAATTTTCAGCGAGCACAACTGCACTCTGAACCCTAGCTTTCGAATTAAAAACGGCACCGTTTACCATAGTTAAAGAATTGACAACGTTAGTACGATAACCTGTATTTGTTACATCAATATCTAACAAGGAATTTGATTCCAAATTCAAACTGCTGATCGAACCGTATAGTCCATGGGAGTAATTTGCTGTGTTCGTACCATCTGCGGTTGTTCTTGTGCCTGTATTGACAATTTTTAATGAAGAATCAGCTCTTAAGTTAACTTCACCGGATGCAATACGAATCACTGCATAAGAAGTTCCGCTTGACGTAGCCGTCAATGCTGCTCCTTCTGTCATCTCAAAGTTGCTCACATAGAACTGATATGAACTTCCACTTAATGCCAAATTGTTTTCGCCGTAAACAGTAACAGTTGCATTTTCAGCTGTAACCAGACCTGCTAAGTTATCCTCAGCAGAATTGACATTGTTTAATATGATATGCCAGTTCGTACTTGCTGCAGTATTTTTTTGATTAAAAATAGGTGTACCAGGTGTTTGTGTTTTACTAAAGTAAACATCATTTAAGACTAAATTTGTCGATTCTGATACAGCATCAAGTATAATCCCGTTTGAACTAGTTCCACCACTTCCAAAGTCAATGACATGCCCGTTCCCATTAATTGTTAAATTACGAGCGATACTTCCTGGGTTATATTGAGTTCCGGTTGCTGTTCTCGTTAAATTTGCTTGAATTTCAATTACAGACACCTCAGTATTTTTCAAAGCAGCAATAAATTCATCCCAAGTAGTAACCCTTTCAGCTTCACTTCTATGAATAGGGCCATCCATTTCTTTTTTTTCAATTGCTTCTCTCTGTGTTTGAAGTTCAACATTTACCGCATCTTCCTGAGTACCTTCATCTGCTGTTTCTTCTTCTTTTTTTTCTGTCTGCTCTTCATTCATTGCTTCATTAACTATCAAATTAAGTTTACTTGAATCACCACTAGTAGATGTAGCAGTAATTTCATAAGTTCCAGCCACTTCAAATAAGATATGAATTTTAACTAAGTTATCCGAACCCCCTTCAGCATATGAAACTTTCACCCTGTTATTATCCTCATCAAAATTGAACTCCGTCGTATCAGAAAAATTCTCTTCTGTTTTATCAATATCAATAGCGATACCATCCGGCAATGTAAACTCTATTACTTCCGCACCCTCTGTAGACCTTTTAAGAATTAATGCGGCCTCATCCCCTTCATATATGGAATCTGTGTCAATTGATAATAAAGATTCTTGTGCTTTAGCATGTATACTTCCAAATATATCAGCCATATTCAATTGCTGAAAACTTAATAGAAAAACTATGAATAAAGGTAAAATTCTCTTTTTTGTTCTAGCTGAATATGGCTTAGGCTGTCTTCGCATAAGTTTGCTTCACTCCCCCTCTCGTTAATGAAAATAATATTGTTTCTCGACTTACATTATTCCCCACCACAATCTCGTATTTTTTGAATCACCCCCTTTCAAATAACAATCAATACTAAACTATGATGAGTAACACGCTATGACATCGCCGTCGCAGAAGCCACCTTTAAAGTGATTAAAATCGAGTTTGTTTCGGGAAAGGTTTTCCCTAACCAACACGAACTTGATCTTGCTTTATTTGATTACGCTCACTGGTTCAACCATATACGCATCCATGGTTCACTCGATTATCGATCACCCATCGATTACAAAGCCTTACACCTTTAAGAAATTGTCTAGTTTTGTGTTGATATTCCAGACTTTTCTCCCTCCAAAAAAATTCAATCGCCTCCTCTATTGTTAACGGAATTGTTTTAGCAATTTTATTAGCTTCTTCAATAGTGAACGAACCTTCCCCTTTCATTTTGTAAAATGTACTTCTATCAATTCCTATAGAATTGCTTCTGCCCGAGGAGTATCCTCTTTCCACTATCACAAATCTAGAATCGATTAGTTGCTCGCTAATAGATCTATCGTGTTTAAGACCTGTCGATTCAACGACTTGAAAAGGCATTTCGGTTTCTGAGGTATAGCTGACATACAGCTCTATTCCTGAACGCTGACCGTGATAGAATGCCTATGAAAGACGCGTTTTCCCAACCGTAATTGTGTTGGAATCAAAAAATAGGGGCTCCTTCACCTTTGAAAGATTCATCATATCTGTGAAAGTCCATTATAAAGTTATAAAATACTGAGCAATACTCGCTGGATTATATACAGATCTAGCAACACGCCGCCCCCTCTTAATAATTTTTAACACAAAACTTTTACATATAGATTCTTAATTTTTCTGTTTTTCTCGCAAAAAAACAGACTCCCCCCTGAATAAAACATTCCACTTAATACTCACTAAAAACTTTGGTGTAAAATAGCCTTTTTTAAAAAAAATCGCTTTATCGTCCGAATAAATACTAATATTGTTGTTAAAAATTCAAACGAACAGACAGCTCTCAAAGTGTATAATCTTTTTCTGTGAAATTTTCTTCAGATCATCAAATTGTAAATTGAAGGAGAGTGTTCTATGTGAAAATAATTGATAATCAGTCAAAAAGGATCATTCGTATTTTAAAGCTACTTACCTCTGAAAATAAATGGTGGTCCTTACAAGAGATAGCCGATGAGAACATTGGATCAGTACGTACTATTCAAAACGATTTAGAACTTATGAAGGAATATAAAACAGTAGAAGGGGAGCCTTTAATTCGAATTGAACGGAGGAAAGGGATCTCTATTTGTTTTACACAGTTCTATCGTGTTGATTACTACATTAAAGAGATTCTTAAAAAAAATTTTGCGGTCCAACTCATTCAGGGCATTTTTTTCGAACAAAAAAAGTTTTTCCAAAGATGGATGGATACGTTAAATGTAAGCAGGTCTACTATGTATGCTACTGTGAAAAAAATTAACGATAAACTTAAAGATTATGGAATAAAATTAAGGTCAGATACGATGGAATTTTACGGGGATGAAAAGGAAATACGTCATTTTTTTGCGGAATTTTTCTTTGAGGTTTACGGGAACAAACATTGGCCTTTTCCTACTATAGAAAAGAAAGTCGTTTCAAGGCTACTATTGGACATATTCAATACACTTCAGGTGAATGTACCTGATATAGCGCTGGATAAATACTGCGTGTCGCTAGCGGTGACAATTCATCGAGTTCGTCATAATCATAAGATTAAGCGAAGAGTTAGATATCCTTTACCCACAGATAGACAAACGTCTGAGGCAAAAAAGATATTAGATCAACTCAAACAATCAATAGAACATTTTAATCTTCAAACCTCAAAGCTATTCAATATTACAATCGATCATGATGAATTAGTGTTTTTGTTATTCATTGAATTTTCAGCGGGGAACCATAAATCACTAGAATCGGTCAAACAGAAACTATCTTTTTTCCGAGTTCATACCCCAAAATTATACGATGCAGTTTACTCGTTTATTGATCAGCTCGAGCTGATTTACAATAAAGAAATCAGCAATAGTGTAGAGATTGCAGCGCTATTGCTTTATTTTCATATTTATATAAATGAAATCAAGGTAAGGGACGGTTTTATTTTTAAAAAGAAAGACAAATTTTTAGCACAGGTAAAAAAGCAGCTTCCGTATTTCTATTCAAATATAATGAATATTATCAGTCAATTTAAAACAGATGATCTGCTATCATCCTTTGTGAAGAATAAGAAAGATTTGATCTGTATCATTACTTCTAATTGGAGAGGACTTGTTCATTTAGAAATGCAGCGAAAATCCTGTATCAATATTTTGGTCACTTCTATCTTGGGTTATAATCATTGCCTTTTTGTTGCAGATTTGATTAAAAGAAGAACCAACAATTATGTTCAAATATTTGCAAGCCGTGAAAATGCTTTGAATGCCAACTATTTGAACGAATTCCAGATTAATTTGATTGTCACTGATACTGATACTGCCCTCCCCGATCACATGCAACTGCCAATCTTAATGGTTAGTTCATTTCCTACAAGGAAGGAACTCGACAAAATTCATGACATAGTAGCTCAAATGTCAGAGAAATATTTGGCTAACAACTATGCCGAATAAAATTAGATGAACATTTTTTTCATTCAAAAGTACTTCATATTAAAAAATGCCTTAACTTTTACAGCCTTTTTAATAAAACACTCTTAACCTAGCCCAAACATACTCCTTTATAATTTTTAACTTGTAGAAAAAAACTTTTTTCCTACAAGTTTTTTCATTTTTTTATTTCCGGGTTGCGCTTTGGAAAATTTTCATCTTTCAGATCTGTTTCTAGTCGCTCAATAAAATAAGGATCATTATTGGATAATATCTTCTTCACCAATAGATACTTCACTAAATAACCTCTTTATTTGAATATAGTATAAAGAAAAAACATTACTGAATAGTAACCGTTTTAATTCAAGATTTTTAGAAGAATAAAATCTCAAATCAAAAAACGATAGGGACTCATTTAGGACGGGGTAGTAAATGCTATAGGGCTCCTAGTCCTTACTTTTGTTTTCATTCGTTCTCTTTATCACAAAACGGACAGAATTGCCCCAGTCAGGGCATCATTCCAAACTGGTAGCCACAAACACACTTAGCAATCGTGAAATATCCTTTTCCGCCTTCTGACTTTAAAATTCAATGGTCTACGGTCTTCCAAAATTCGGATTTCAGTTTCGCTCCTTAAAATATCTCGAGCTAATTTTAAAACTTCCTTCCTCATAAAATCTCCTTTGTCCTGGGGCTGCACTATTATTACTTCTATCAAGCCCGATCACTTTTTCAATACAGCTAATTTCTTCTCAAAATTCACCTTTAATCGATATGCCAATAAATCCTCTAATAAACTTCTCGCACCTTCAGGGCTTAACACAATATCTCCTGATAAAGTTATATTTTGATCTGATACCTCACCGGTAACAATACAAGTTTTATCCTTCTGATATTTACGTATAATAATTTTTTCATCATCTACAAAATACTCCACAGGATCACTTCCGTTAATTCCTAGGCTCCTTATCATCGATTTTGGCAAAACAACTCGTCCTTGACCATCGATTTTACGAAGAATTCCTGTACTCCGCATAAAATTACACCTACCTCGTCTATGGTTAGATTCCTTTTCTTCTTTATATTTTGAACGTTCTGAATCCAAAAAACATTGTGTTATTATTAAAAAGAAAAAATTGAAAAATACAAAAAAGAATCGTTTGATTAGAACAGGCTTGCCGATAAAGTTCTAAAACTTTATTATCGACAAGACTATTTTCAGAAAGCATACCGTTTTGCGCCGAGGCAACGTTGCTTCTAATAGGAATTGTTCAAATCGCTAATGCTGACTCTGGAGTTATTGGCATTAATGAATTTTCCGTTACCTAAATAAATGCCGACATGCGAAGGACCAGCTTTATACGTCGAAAAAACAAAATCCCCTTTTGAAGGCTCGTTTACAGGCTCCATGATATTCCAATATCCAGCTGCACTCAACCTTGAGACAGATGTAACTTTGTTAAGTACATAATAAATGAAGCCACTGCAATCAAAACCAAATGGATTGTTGCCTCCCCATCTGTATGGAACACCGAGATGTTTTACAGCTTCATCAATCATCCTCTCCACCTTCGCACTCAATGAATTGTTGGTTGAAGAGCTTGGCACTAGGGATGAAGTGCTGCTGCCAGTCAGGGACTTAGATGTTCCGGAAATTCAGCTTTTGTCCAATTTGCAAAATATCTGTCTTTAAATTGATTAGTTTCTCTGATACTTTGTACCGTCATGTTGAACGAATTTGCAATCTTCCAAAACGAATCGCCGGCCTTTACAATATAAGTCGCTGTTTTCGAGCTGCTACCTGAGCTTGGAGACGAACCGGAAGGACAATTTGCTTGCATTCCTTTTACTTTAAGAATTGATTTGGATAAGCCGTATTCGACTTCAAATTGTTCAACGTTTTAATCTCGGCAGCGGTCATATTAACACTATTAGCGATTTTCAATAGCGTATCGCCCAATTCAACTGTGTATGTACTGCTTGAGCTTTTTGAAGTGTTTACTCCTGTACTTGAAGATGACGAATTACTGCTCGTGCCGGAACTTGCATGTTTTTTACTCCCTTTCACCACAAGCCCTTGACCCGGATAAAACATATCACTATTTAAACTATTTAACTTCTTGATCTCTAGATGTTTGTTTTGAAATCTTTGGCGATCAGCTATAGAGAATCTCCAGTTTGACCGTGCAAGTGCTCGCTTTAGAGCTGGACTTTGTGTTGCTGGATTTTGATTTACCGCTATTATTTTTTGGGATTTCCTAGGTTTGTCCAACATAAATAACCGATGATGATAGATTGTTGACTGATTTCAGGACGGAAACACTTGTGTTGTATTCAGCTGAAAGCTTCCAAAGCGAATCTCCTCTTTTCACCTTGATGGTTTGAGCTTCCGCCGGTGCCATAGTCAGCGTGGATACAACTGCCACAGAGACTACCAAATCTGCAGTTATCTTCTTCATAGCCTTTAACCACCTTCCTTGAGAAGGAATTATACATTGTTTTTTCGCCTAAACAATTTTTTGTTTTGACAAAAATCACGAAAAAATGTAGAAGTATTATTTTATTTGTTTAAAGGGGGAGAATTATGTGGAATGAATTCAGAAACTTCGCTATAAAAGAAAATGTCATAGATGTAGTATTGTTGTTATTATTGGTGGTGTATTCGACAAAAGAGTAGCTTTGGTGGTAGTACATATACCTTAAACTAGTAATTCTATCTAACCCGCATTTCATGTTCGACATATATTTTATTCGCATTCTTGATGTCGCTTCTGGCTTGACGTTGAAGTACAAAAAGATGAATTTGGCCAGTTCCATATTGGTGATATCTTATCAATTACAATGGATCAGATGGTAAGAAAACGAAATGGAAGATTCACGATTCTCATTTCACAAAAAAATTGTCGCTGAAGTCACTTTTTGTGACTTTGTCGACAATCTGAAATGAAAGCTATATGTAGTCTATTTTGGCCATACTGAAAAAATGACACTTTTTTCATATGAACCTCACATCTTGAGACAATGAAAAAACCCGTCATGTTATGCTGATCATTATTCAACTATTAAACGAATTAATAGAGTAATTCCTGAATCAAGTCGTTTGCATCATTGAGATGTTGTTTAAAAAAACTTCTAAAGGCAGTATTTTATGGTGCAGAATGGTTTTCATGTCTTTTTCTGCTGCGAAACCATTGCTTTTGAATTTTTATAGGCTTTGACCAATTGGTTCTCAAGAAACTCCATGCAATAAACGTATCGCCAGAAAGATCTCAGGTTTGACTTCATCCGGGTCAGGATAGTCTCTGAGTAAAATCTGGCTTTTTCCGTAGCTGATCTGTTCGTTCATGAACGGTAACTAATTCAAAATTTGAGGCTTTATAAGCACCTTGTTACACTTAAAATAGATACTTCAAAACATACGATCCGAAGAAGGAAAACCCGATGTTAAAGTCAATACTTCATAAAGCTATTTATCCCAAAGTGAAGCATCAAACTTTGAGGAACTCAAACAGATAAAATTACTCTAAGCTCCCTGAACAAAACAGTTAATTCTTTATCTCTTTAAAGTAACAAAAACGGATAACCTGTGAGTGGCATTGAAATTTCGCTCATCGATGTCTTAAAATCGGAAAACGAAGACGTCATCGACACCATCCAGCTCAACATGGAGCTTGAAAAAGTCAAAAAATACATCGACATCCTGGACGGCAGAGAAAAAGAAGTCATCGTCGGCCGCTTCGGCCTTGATTTAAAGAAAGAAAAAACGCAGCGCGAAATCGCGAAGGAGCTCGGGATTTCGCGGAGTTATGTGTCTCGGATTGAAAAGCGGGCGCTGATGAAGATGTTTCATGAGTTTTACCGGGCGGAGAAGGAGAAGCGGAAAAAGGCGAAGGGGAAGTGATGTCGTAGAGGCCGGTCTAAAATTCCGGCTTCTATTTCTTTCACTAGGCACGCAATAGCGGAAGATTATTACTAATAAAAACCTATTATTTCAAGCATTTCAAGTCACTCACTACGTCCATTTACAATGGTTTATATTCATTTTGGGCACAAAATGCGCACTGTTTTCGTCTTCAAGGTGAGTTGGCGTTAGTTATTTAACTCAACACTATTAATAGAATTCAGTTAAACTCCATATTCATACTCTCTTCTCTCTTTATTTTTTGTCTCACTTCATATTTCTTTCAGTTATATCATCATA is a window encoding:
- a CDS encoding DUF916 and DUF3324 domain-containing protein; its protein translation is MLKKILFTFTAILLFALSDPLTLLRASASELNFAVETVIPENQINKKLTYFNLLIEPSEKQILEIKLRNDTDKDVTVVPKIASATTNHNGVVEYGSSDVEADSTLQYNMKDIVTTEEEVTIPAKGSYTLKLEVNMPDEEFDGVLAGGITLQEKDDESSDNGDEVSGDKSGLSIENKFAYVVAIVLQNNENKVSPELTLNDIYPDQINKRNVIKANVQNIMPMYMNQMSVNAKITEKGKSEVLYEATSESLQMAPNSNMDYPIRLNGEALKGGEYTLDMTVTSMGETWHWTKDYKIKPEIAKDLNEEDVTIQNDYTWLYIAGGIAVILLAILLWLLFWRRKNRKEKEQEQTERNDLELM
- a CDS encoding WxL domain-containing protein, which encodes MKPFKLMTSVALAASLVSVGSISAFAADGGEYESKGIIEFTPFTGITPPVDPENPGEEVEPEGPGGETPEPGTNGPLSIDFASSLDFGTQEISSQDQTYYAAAQKVTKNGKSIAVPNYVQVSDNRGTETGWGLSVTQNTEFTSTTDSDHTLAGTEIVISNIEAVTASESESPTVNTEIILDGAGVTSNVMTAANGQGAGTHLANFGDDTTKAESVALNIPGKITKYAEAYETTLTWTLTDTVANGNEDVEDGVEA
- a CDS encoding WxL domain-containing protein; the encoded protein is MKPVKVLASLTVAAGVVTSGAFSALAADGGEYDSKGIVEFTPSTGITPPVDPENPGEEVEPEGPGGETPEPGTNGPLSIDFASSFNFGTNEISNKDEVYYAAPQKINITDAEGNTRTEERANYVQISDNRGTNAGWTLQVQENGQLSNSDTLNSELTGAEITLTGATAVSSSSDSVAAPTTYDITLDPAGTLQNVMTAQEGEGAMTWLDYFGTLEEVDGEMKNTAVQLSVPGTTPKDAVEYSTTLTWTLSDVVTNS
- a CDS encoding LPXTG cell wall anchor domain-containing protein, giving the protein MKKLSWLLCLMAMLVVVPVSSAFAESTASYDSDASVGFYGEAVYPDEPLPEKEMLENPSGNGGSNGTDSSPDGNESNSGSGTASEDGTTTRTLPQTGDIASSQTTLIGLLFISSAFLLIYKRTNSLMLVSNKKI
- a CDS encoding pectate lyase-like adhesive domain-containing protein, coding for MRRQPKPYSARTKKRILPLFIVFLLSFQQLNMADIFGSIHAKAQESLLSIDTDSIYEGDEAALILKRSTEGAEVIEFTLPDGIAIDIDKTEENFSDTTEFNFDEDNNRVKVSYAEGGSDNLVKIHILFEVAGTYEITATSTSGDSSKLNLIVNEAMNEEQTEKKEEETADEGTQEDAVNVELQTQREAIEKKEMDGPIHRSEAERVTTWDEFIAALKNTEVSVIEIQANLTRTATGTQYNPGSIARNLTINGNGHVIDFGSGGTSSNGIILDAVSESTNLVLNDVYFSKTQTPGTPIFNQKNTAASTNWHIILNNVNSAEDNLAGLVTAENATVTVYGENNLALSGSSYQFYVSNFEMTEGAALTATSSGTSYAVIRIASGEVNLRADSSLKIVNTGTRTTADGTNTANYSHGLYGSISSLNLESNSLLDIDVTNTGYRTNVVNSLTMVNGAVFNSKARVQSAVVLAENYGDGAGNTATVKLDGEGTQLNIETESKDRAQHGAAMRVAGSNSTLDVQNGAEVKSYSKYGTGLQFQGSDTVFNVKSGSKINIVQEGDNGYSLGAALRFRLSGNQTFNVNNAEINITKLSGDAPAVRLYGGNNAINVTNGGKFVVHNTGNGSPNNGTGDRGNQGILYTNGNSDSFNLDGFGSTVEITADNGPAIRTNGRSAVTGGEGTIFNLEGKTAGDNYGILSSSSAIDITIDNPLYFDFRNNRSGGGNVFRTGSSSSSFVSTNSDLSVWTKGSNLDGTPTASWTKFDYSLTGSNFKEIESTNIPETFNETTYLGADNYSRMSANNATAVIDELRVPTDADKYIYGHASVPEGVTGSRDAWTDEVCVTVRVKNADGTTAYELEGTTVGKDDNSDGLSVYGEDERAGIFVILNDPDGDGVGQYLEAGQTVEVVSAYRSSGLASLVDGDRVHYSSEDDIITSTVTTRDVTPPSAVVLDESSQSINTFTKEISGTNAEIGATIRVKVNDEWVTDGTGAIQTATVDADGKWSFSLPTLAEGDVVAIYASDNTPESEWDDILNPPITSGEFGNINPDEDMDYHDATFPARVALTVIYTGKLSLVAPDNISFGDNVEISPQDTLYQIETADNALEVIDTRSTKSAWKLTAELINELHNDTYDSTLSLLYVKGGNEAVLSTDAQVPIYEHTNTANDTFSIIDTWYGESGDGLYVQANSGQARVGEYTGAIKWTLADTPANEE